One genomic segment of Rhizorhabdus phycosphaerae includes these proteins:
- a CDS encoding methyltransferase: MTDRMDRSERVATAFGRAPAYACAARVQRRIAATLADRIGGATRPARLRVLELGCGTGFLTEALLPHLTSAEWTISDLSPQMVERARTSLGPRIGTARWLPLDGERLDPALGPFDLIVSSMAFQWFEDLPAAIGRLSAMLAPGGLLAFATMADGSFREWTSVLGALGRPPATPAYPTVAQLEAMVPGDCVAAIDRVDFVDPQQDARSFLRDLKAIGAGTPAAGYRPLPPALLREAMIRFDAGPRSITYAIAFCLLSVPRA; encoded by the coding sequence ATGACCGACAGGATGGACCGCAGCGAGAGGGTCGCTACCGCGTTCGGACGCGCGCCCGCTTATGCGTGCGCCGCACGCGTGCAGCGCCGGATCGCCGCCACATTGGCGGACCGCATCGGGGGCGCCACGCGGCCAGCGCGGCTGCGGGTCCTGGAGCTCGGCTGCGGCACGGGCTTCCTGACCGAAGCCCTGCTGCCGCATCTCACCAGCGCCGAGTGGACGATCAGCGACCTGTCGCCGCAGATGGTCGAGCGCGCCAGGACCAGCCTCGGGCCGCGCATCGGAACGGCGCGCTGGTTGCCGCTCGACGGCGAACGGCTCGATCCCGCACTGGGCCCTTTCGACCTGATCGTGTCGAGCATGGCCTTTCAATGGTTCGAGGACCTGCCGGCCGCCATAGGGCGGCTCAGTGCCATGCTCGCCCCGGGCGGGCTGCTCGCCTTCGCGACCATGGCCGATGGCAGCTTTCGCGAATGGACGTCGGTTCTGGGCGCGCTGGGCCGGCCGCCGGCGACGCCGGCCTATCCGACAGTCGCGCAGCTTGAGGCGATGGTGCCCGGCGATTGCGTCGCAGCGATCGACCGGGTCGATTTCGTCGATCCGCAGCAGGATGCGCGATCCTTCCTGCGCGACCTCAAGGCGATCGGCGCCGGCACCCCGGCCGCCGGCTACCGGCCGCTGCCCCCGGCATTGCTGCGCGAGGCGATGATCCGTTTCGACGCCGGCCCGCGCAGCATCACCTATGCCATCGCCTTCTGCCTGCTGTCCGTACCCCGGGCCTGA